In one window of Helianthus annuus cultivar XRQ/B chromosome 17, HanXRQr2.0-SUNRISE, whole genome shotgun sequence DNA:
- the LOC110926482 gene encoding 14 kDa proline-rich protein DC2.15-like, translating into MGSKTNTPLALFFALNLLFFALASGCTTCPSTTTKPNPTSIGACPRDALKLGVCANVLGSLLNLVVGDPPVKPCCSLLDGLVDLEAAICLCTAIKANILGINLNVPVSLNLLLNVCSKQVPKDFICA; encoded by the coding sequence ATGGGTTCAAAAACCAATACCCCATTAGCTCTCTTTTTTGCACTCAATCTTTTGTTTTTTGCATTAGCCAGTGGTTGTACCACCTGCCCTAGCACTACCACAAAACCAAATCCAACGTCCATCGGGGCCTGTCCTAGGGACGCCCTTAAATTAGGTGTGTGTGCCAATGTGCTTGGCAGCTTACTTAATCTCGTCGTTGGAGACCCACCAGTTAAGCCATGTTGTAGCCTTCTTGACGGCCTTGTTGACCTTGAGGCTGCCATTTGCCTTTGCACTGCTATCAAGGCTAACATTCTTGGAATCAATCTAAATGTACCAGTGTCACTCAATTTGCTTCTAAACGTTTGTAGCAAGCAAGTTCCAAAGGACTTCATATGTGCTTAA
- the LOC110924223 gene encoding putative lipid-binding protein AIR1: VGDPPVKPCCSLLDGLVDLEAAICLCTAIKANILGINLNVPVSLNLLLNVCSKQVPKDFICA; encoded by the coding sequence GTTGGAGACCCACCAGTTAAGCCATGTTGTAGCCTTCTTGACGGCCTTGTTGACCTTGAGGCTGCCATTTGCCTTTGCACTGCTATCAAGGCTAACATTCTTGGAATCAATCTAAATGTACCAGTGTCACTCAATTTGCTTCTAAACGTTTGTAGCAAGCAAGTTCCAAAGGACTTCATATGTGCTTAA
- the LOC110921396 gene encoding 14 kDa proline-rich protein DC2.15 produces MASKTNTPLALFLALNLLFFALASGCTTCPSPTTKPNPTSTGACPRDALKLGVCANVLGSLLNLVVGDPPVKPCCSLLDGLVDLEAAVCLCTAIKANILGINLNVPVSLSLLLNVCSKQVPKDFVCA; encoded by the coding sequence ATGGCTTCAAAGACCAATACCCCATTAGCTCTCTTCCTTGCACTCAACCTCTTGTTTTTTGCACTAGCTAGTGGTTGTACCACATGCCCTAGCCCTACCACAAAACCAAATCCAACATCAACCGGGGCTTGTCCCAGGGATGCTCTTAAACTAGGTGTGTGCGCCAATGTGCTTGGCAGCTTACTTAATCTTGTCGTTGGAGACCCACCAGTTAAGCCATGTTGCAGCCTTCTTGACGGCCTTGTTGACCTCGAGGCTGCCGTTTGCCTTTGTACTGCTATCAAGGCTAACATTCTTGGAATCAATCTTAATGTGCCAGTGTCTCTTAGTTTGCTTCTAAATGTTTGTAGCAAGCAAGTTCCAAAGGACTTCGTATGTGCTTAA
- the LOC110926483 gene encoding 14 kDa proline-rich protein DC2.15-like — protein sequence MASKTNTPLALFLALNLLFFALASSTTTKPKPPSAGTCPRDALKLGVCANVLGKLLNLVVGDPPVKPCCSLLEGLVDLEAAVCLCTAIKANVLGINLNVPLSLNLLLNVCSKKVPKDFICA from the coding sequence ATGGCTTCAAAGACCAATACCCCACTAGCTCTCTTTCTTGCACTAAACCTTTTGTTTTTTGCACTAGCCAGTAGCACTACCACGAAACCAAAGCCACCATCCGCTGGAACTTGTCCCAGGGATGCCCTTAAATTAGGTGTATGTGCCAATGTGCTTGGCAAATTACTTAATCTGGTCGTCGGAGACCCACCAGTTAAGCCATGCTGCAGCCTTCTCGAAGGCCTCGTTGACCTCGAGGCTGCAGTTTGCCTTTGTACTGCTATCAAGGCTAACGTTCTTGGAATCAATCTAAACGTGCCACTGTCTCTCAATTTGCTTCTTAACGTTTGCAGCAAGAAAGTTCCAAAGGACTTCATATGTGCTTAA